In Osmerus mordax isolate fOsmMor3 chromosome 16, fOsmMor3.pri, whole genome shotgun sequence, the genomic stretch ACTCCGTAGTATTACTCAGTAATACgtctgaccccctgacctctcCTGTGGGAGTGTGGGTGTCGGTGGGTGTGTCTGGACCGATGACGGCCTGTCTGTAAACCCGCCCAGCGTGGAGGACAGACCTGATGAACCCAGCGTGCAAACCCCCCAGAACCAGCCACACTACACCCTACACGACCACAGGAGAAGAGGGCTGTCGgatcaacacagctgtttagtcAGATCAGGTTGAGCTTGTATCCCACATGaaatctctcccccccaccccagataATTTATAACCAAGGCTGAACACAGTACCTATTCATCTTTAATGGCACTTTAATGGTCTTTTTAGTGTCGAGCTTCTGTCGTTTTCTTTTTGTTCCTTAAAGGAAAATAAATTAATTAACGAGGTCACTGACCAACATATTCATGAATTGTGATGTATTTGACGTTGTCAGTTTAAACAGATGTTTTAGAACAGATTTGCAGTATGCCAATCCACCATTGGATAGGAGGAAGCATGATGACCAAGGCACCAACATAAACCCACGCAGATTAGAATTAATCCCGTACTTCCAGTCTTCAACCGCACGAGGATGCTCTAGTGACAAGGTATTTCAAAAGGCAGAGTGACGCACTACAGCGGTGGTTTTACAGGGCTGCATCTGGATCGAATGCGAGGGAAAGTGGGTGGAAGGCAGACAACGTGCCATATTCGACAGCCGTTAGGTTATGACATTTGACCGAGTTGAACAAAAATACTAGTAACGGATGCTAACGAAAAACGACGAGGACAGTTATGTTTCCAGCGTGCTGACTGAGTGTGCGCATACCATTGCATTCGCCCTCTCGTTGATGAAGGACACTGCTACTCTTCACTGGGGACTGTAGATGGATGACACTACCGCTGTAGCGGGGGAGGCCGGGAGACGGGATGACAAGGAGTCGGCCGTGGGCCTCACTCTACCGCTGGACCTCGCGGACACGGGTTTGTATTGTAACGCATTTCCAATCTAGATTAGAGTAGGCCCTGTAGAGACATTAATACATTTGATTGTACAATGTTTCGATGCAAGTTCGAATGGCGGCGTGACTGTGCAGATAGCTCTACGATACATTCCTCTACACAGGACAGgataatgtattattattactaaAATCTCTTCAAACCAATCTTCTATTGATGCTTGCGTGCGTTTATGCTGGCTCAAAACAGCCGCTAGTTTCCAATCCAAATTGGGTTTACCGCAGTGACTAACTACGGGCCAAATTCCAAAATGTGTCAAAAACTATAAATAGCCTACGTACTTTTATAATAAATGAGAACACAATACCGGTCCGAGAAAAGAAGACTGAGATGTGTGACGTGTCCCTCAAGGCGTTTACCGACATATCAAGTGTCCCTGTGCCAAGGTAGGCTACTTGAATTAGTTTTATGGAGCATTAAATACAGCAGTCACTAATCATACTTGATCTGAGTAATCTATAGCCCCAACAGTACTGTGGCTGGGAAGAGAAACAGTAGACAGTGGTCTGAATATTTAATAGTCAGTAAGCGTTCCAACTTCGGGTTCCTCGGGTGTCACAGAGTTTTGCTGAATAGAAACTCGCAGCTAAgtgtcagaatttttttttttttgtattcaacacacacagactgttgcTCATAGTCTGTAATACATTGTACTGGCTCCCAGGGTAAAtactttttatttcatttttagaACAGTTCACATTTCTCTTATACCAATAACTGAGGggattctctcactctcactctcatatacatacacatacacatacacactcacattgaGAGGAGGAGCACATTAACCACTGTAATCAGCTTATCAGCACACAGGCTCATGTGTCAGCAGCAAGGCAGGCATCTGGTCCACTCCTCCCTTGAGCTCATCCCTCGCTCatactcttctctcctcactttTAAACCTAAAGGTTCTAGACACTGATCTAGCACATACTGTCCGATTCCCCATGAGTAGTTTCCAAGTAAAAATGTtgactgtatatggtggggaagCTTACAATAGCTATCAGAGTGCATGGCTGAATGAGTGAAGCACCAGCCTGCCTGTATCACCTAAATCTACAGTACCCAGAGTACATCCTGTTCTGCTCCTGCCAGCTCTGATCAACCTATCAGATTTAGACATCTCCTTTCCCCATGGTTACTGTACAAACTGGTCCatggatggggtgtgtgtgtgtttatgtgcgtgcgaaaataagtgtgtgtttgtgttcctgtgtgggtgtgtttgtttgcctaTGCGTACAGTGTGCATGCTAACAGATGTTCCTGGAGGTTTAATGTAATAACCTtgttgagagcgagagagagatagagagagagaaagagagagggagagctgaatGATTCTCCAGGCAGCAGGGGTGCCTCTTCAACTCATGCTAACTGTACTTCCCAACAGCACTCTGCAACAGGCGGCCATTTTCTGAGCTGACTAGTGAGAGGTCTAATCCTTTTTGCCTTTagacaaacactctcacacacagagattgtCACAAACAAGAAGATCAGAACCAgtacaaaaacattattgattTTCAGTGCACTGCTCTTTAAAAGATTCTTAAAGGATTAACTTGGCCCTGTTGAGTGCAGCATTGCAGCATTGCGAAGTCATGAATGTTGGAAAAGTGCTGTATAAAATCACATGTAATGTTGAGTATAGTCTGACTTGAGTGTATAGATTAGTGTATATATATTAGTGTATAGAGGACTGTGTGTCTCTTTGGGTTCTGGCtcagtgtctctttctctctgggttTCTCTCGTTTCCGTTTTCTCGATCTGGGTTTCTCTCGTTTCCGTTTTCTCgatctatctttccctccctccctctctttctgctggGCCAACTTCCTGGTGCTAGATTTCCCATTGGCCAGTCCCagtcctctcccttcactctgaTAGGTTGCTGGAGGAAGACATAGGGTTGACCCAGGAGATGCCACAGGTATCAGCCAATGACAGGGAGATCAGATTAGTCAGGAAGTCAATCCAATAGAATGTCACCTTCCCAGGCCAGATCTGAACCAGGAATAGACAGCAGAGTAGCAGCAGACACAGACCTCTGTGATACCTCAGGCACAGCCTGCACAGTGACTAGAGGGCtggatttagtcatttttatttTGCTGTAATATCCTACAACTGGAGTGGAGTTAGAAAACCTGCAGGTGAGAGATGTTTGCAGTTCGGAAAACTCTGTGCTCTTGCAAGGTTCTCATTTATAATGTAAACACTCAAGGAGTTAATCCGCCTTCTAAATTGCTCTCTTAATAGTGAAGCCTACCTTATTGCATAGTCGATGTGTGCTGCATTACAATGAAGTGACTTTCCATTTAAAATATTTAGAATCCTAATAAATAGAACTGGAATTCCGATGTAATGTGGGCGTACTGCGTAGGGAGTTAAACCTATACGACTTGttacattgtttgttttgtttcagtaTTGTAAGAGGGAGGGCGATCACTATGAGATGGTCCATTAATTCCTTTTTGGAGACCATTAGAAAATGAGTCTACATAGGATGGAGGGACCCCCAAAATACATGAACATCCCCAAGAGGTCCTTTACCTGTCAGGGCATCTCTCAACACAATcatacagcagagagagaaactaaGCATGACTTTCAGCCACTACTAAATGAAGTATTGATGATGTCCTCTActctcttctctcgctctgCTCTTTTTTCTGTTTTCCGTTAACAGAGGCCAAGAAAGCTCACATAACAGAGGTAAGTTCATTGtccatgtctcctctctctctctctctctctctctctctctctctctctctctctctctctctctctctctctctctctctctctctctctctctctctccctttccctctctctctctctctctctctctctctctctctctctctctctcacacacacacattcacatacattaTGTTCCACAAGCCTCTCCCATTATCGGTCATTCTGATGTTTCTCCATCATGCCTGTGTTCAGATGCCGTCTCCTACAATCCAGCTGGGTCCAGGCCAGGAGAAGAAGATAGGCCACCGGAGAGTAGACGCTTCTGGAGAAACCACCTACAAGaaggtcctctccctctcttctctctctctctctttctctctctctctctgtctcacctcccccctctcttacctccccctctctctcgccccataACCCCTCATTTTCCTCTACTAACTATAATGTATCCCACTGAGAATAGTAGATATACCATAAATAGAGCTCTTCCAGACTCGCCTGTAAATCGTCCTTATTTAGAGCTAGAAGGATCTCACAAGCCATCTACAGCATGAGTACACTCTTGAAATGTGATGTCCAAGCTTTGTCTCCTTGTTTACTGAGGCCTTCTGTGTGTGCCCCTCCTCCAGACCACCTCGTCTGCCCTGAAAGGTGCCATCCAGCTGGGCATCGGCTACACCGTGGGCAACCTGAGCTCCAAGCCTGAGAGAGATGTACTGATGCAGGACTTCTATGTGGTGGAGAGCATCTTcttccccaggtgtgtgtgtgtgtgtctgtccttttTGTTTGGAGAGCATCACATGGCCaatttctctcccttcccaaAATGGATGTAATGCAAAGAATtgtgatctctctcctccctcccttactcCCCAGTGAGGGCAGTAACCTGACCCCTGCCCACCACTACCCAGACTTCAGGTTTAAAACCTACGCCCCTGTGGCATTCCGCTACTTCAGAGAGCTGTTTGGGATCCGACCGGATGACTATCTGGTGAGTCAGTTCCTGTAACCCAGCTATCGCTGCTGATTACCTTACTAGGAGTATCACACATTGTTTACATAGAGCTTACTTGACATAGAGATGTTTTATGAAAAGGGATTTTTCATCTCGGAGTGCGTCTTTATGCAAGATAAATAAAGCTGTAGAGGTGTGTCCTGtgtattcaaacacacacacacacacacacacacatatacacaaacacacgcacatatacctGGGAACCTACACGTGTTAACAGAACCTAACAGCCTCAGACActcaccaacacagacacattcagtcACACGTATAATCTCACATTTTACCTGCGCCAGATGGAGATTAGCAGACTAATACCTTCAATTTAAAGCACGATGGAAGACACCCGATttttgtgagtgagagagtatgCGTGCGTTGGTTTGCacttgtgtgtagctgtgtattTTGTGCACATTTGGGTTGGCCTGTGCACAAATGCTTATGCGTTTACAAGTAATTGAATGACAATGGCACTAGATTAATAATCATTGTTCATATCCAACACAAATAATCCAGTTTTTACCGTTTCTCTGATAAATACAGCCCACAGGCTCCATGTTGACCTAGACTACAGAGTAGTGGGGTGTGTACCAGCAGAACCACAGCAGAGTAGTGATCTCCATCTCTGTAAGCTTGTTAAAGTGGCTGATCCAGTATCAGGTGCCTGGCCCAATGTCCTGTCCAAGCTAACAAAGACTGCAAGGTCTTTGCAAGGACCTTGCAACCATACAAGGTCTTCAGTGTTACGGAGATAGCTCCTGTCCTTTGCCACTTTAACCATTTTAGCGTTGCTAGCTATTGACCTTCTGATCTAatctaatctgtgtgtgtgtgtgtctccagtactCTTTGTGTAACGAGCCGCTGATCGAGCTCTCCAATCCGGGCGCCAGTGGTTCCATTTTCTACGTGACCCGTGATGATGAGTTTATCATCAAAACTGTGGATCACAAGGAGGCGGAATTTTTGCAGAAACTACTTCCTGGATACTACATGGTGAGTGTTGAGGCTTGGCAAGGTTTGATACATGGCTGTCTTTACCTTCAGCCTTACATCCTGGAGTTGACCCGGCTCAGCTGTGACGTGTTtggagctttgtgtgtgtgtgtgtgtgtgtgtgctatcaaGTAGACATGGAGCACCTGGGCTGACCCAGGCCAAGAAGTCTtgagaccacacacactaaGCACATGCATGGCCAGGCTTAGCCTCTGACAACTCACACTGTCTGCCAGGTGGCTAGGCCGGGGGAGGGATCCACAgggatctctctgtctctcaccctctctttctctctctcccaccctcactctctctttctctctcttaccctctctccctgtctctctctctctctaaggagGAGCCTTGTAGTGTGGACCAAGTCTGTTTCTCCCCATTCTAGTTTTACCTTACTACAGCCATATCAACAGCTGTAGATTTATGTTCCATACATATGGTATAATGTTAACTGTTTAACAGGTGTATGTAATATAATGAACAGATCAGAACTCTATTCTTTCTCCCacatttctctcctttccttcctcctcctctccttcctcctccagaacTTAAACCAAAACCCAAGGACCCTGCTGCCCAAGTTCTTCGGCCTCTACTGTGTCCAATCAGGAGGCAAGAACATCCGCATCGTGGTCATGAACAACGTCCTGCCCCGCTCCGTGCGCATGCACCTCAAGTTCGACCTGAAGGGCTCCACCTGCAAACGCCGCGCATCGAAGAAGGAGCGGGAGAAATCCTGCCCCACGTACAAAGATCTGGACTTCCTGCAGGACGTCCCTGATGGACTGACACTCGACCAGGACACCTACAGCGCCCTGGTCAAGACCctgcagagagactgtctggtgaggagggagggagggacggagggggatATGAGACAAGGAAACATACCAGGGGGATAGAAAACCACCCTTCAAAAAaccaaattgtgtgtgtgttgtgtgtgcaggtgctggAGAGCTTTAAGATCATGGACTACAGCTTGTTGCTGGGCGTCCATAATAAGAACCAGGCTGAGCGAGAGCAGCAGTCCCAGGGCTCTCCCACAGGGGGCGATGACAAGAAGCCAGCACCACAGAGAGCCCTCTACTCTACTGCCATGGAGTCTATTCAGGGAGGGAAAGCATGCAGGGACACACTGGACCACGATGAcacgtgagtcacacacacacacgcacacacacactaacacacaggaaacacacacatgaacttgGCTTTCCCGTCTGTCTCCAGGATGGGGGGGATTCCAGCTGTGATTGGCAAAGGAGAACGAGTGCTGCTCTTCATAGGGATCATCGACATCCTCCAGTCCTACAGGTAGACCTCTCTGACCCACCCAGGCTTCTAACATGAGTCATAAGGGACGACTCATGGTCCACTGAGTCACAGAGTTGCATTGTCACCTGCAGTATGTTCCTGACCGATTCATTGGTCATGCCCTGTCGTTTCAGTAATGGATCTGTTaccgctctctccttctccttttgatctctcctccgtctcttgTCTCCAAGGCTTATCAAGAAACTGGAGCACTCCTGGAAGTCCCTCATCCATGATGGGGTGAGACGTTTCCTcgtccacacacaccatgcccatatacacgcgcgcacacacacacacacggacacacgcacTCCCActaacacttccacacacaccctctcgttATCTCCCTCAGGAAACAGTGTCTGTTGTCAGGCCCAGTTTCTATGCTGAGAGATTCTACAAGTTTATGAACACCACCGTTTTCAGGAAGAGCTGTTGTGagtatgcttacacacacacacacacacacacacacacacacacacgcgcgcaaaaACTCACACATAACTACAAGCACACACTAAAAATGTTTACCAGTGGTGGGAAAcctagaaaaaaaacacatgaccTCTCCTCTGTTCATCCCCAGCTCTGCGGTCCTCCCCGTCTAAGAGAGGGCGAGGGGCTCTCCCTGTGCCCAGACACAGTGCTCCTGGGGCAGGCTGGTCGGCCGGCCAGCAGCCCTCAGAGAGTGAGGAAAACCAGGAGAATCTAGAGAACCTAAGGGGAGCTCGCTGCTTTCCcctactggaggaggagggtaagaCAGGATTGGTCCAAAGTGACTTACACTGTGAAGGTATGCATAACATCAATGTAGTtacatatctctctctcgctctctcaggtCATCCATGTACTCCTCCCTCCTTTGAGGATGCCACCACAGTGTCTATTGCTACCACCCTGTCTTCTAACAACTCTCTCCCCACCACTCCCTTTGATACACCAGAGCATCCCcgctacaggtacacacacacacacacatacacacacatacacacactcaaaatggatagagagagatatatattcTCACCTCTGCTTTCTCCCCTGCAGGCGACAAACCCATTCGCCCAGTGTGGTCAGGTGAGCCTAACACAAACATCCTCTGGAACTAGGCTTTGAATCGTGATGTAGAGAAATGGTTGTGTCTGAAGTTTCCTTCTGGCTTctaatgtcacttcctgtgctggCCCATGTACTTCCAGGTCACAGCAGGAAGTGGTGgaggttcatgaggagaagcaGCAGAACATCACAGTGGAGGTGGAGTTGACGTAAGCctacagcacatacacacacacacacacacacacacatagacatacacacagacacatacacacataaacataccaAGTTTCTCTGCTGTGTTTTTCAGGTGCAGACCGGTCCCTGTGTAATAAACATTGTTGTGTTTCTCACAGTCAGGCTCCTAAGACCCCTGAACTGACACAGGGGTCTGAAGTGGTCTCCCCTGCCCCGCCCTCCGCCAGccaaccctcctccaccctccccgcttcatcctcacctccctccatcccttcctcctctgctcccctatcctccacccttcccccatcctccttccctcccacttCAACCGACCAACCCTCTGATGCCCCtccttccactcctccctctactctccccccctcctcccatccccccagcctgccttcctcaacccctccttccactcctccctctactctccccccctcctcgcatccccccagcctgccttcctcaacccctccatccacccctccatcttctgctgctccttcctcctttcctccttcctcagctcctcatccctcctcctcctccaccctgccttcatCCACCGTtccatcctcctctgcctcggctgccccccactcctccaccctccctccttcctctatccctccctcagttcctcacccctcctccaccctcacctcctccacccttccctcgactcctccctcctcgcttCCACCAAGCCCCCAGGTGAGGGCGGGGCCCCCGTCGTCCAATCATCTCTCGGCGGCCAGCAGCCACAACTCACTTGAGGGGGAGGTGCCTGTGTCTGACATCTACTTTGTAagtccctcccacctctcttggCTCCTGGTCACATGTTAGCTCATTAAGCAGACGGTGTTGGAACTCTTGGTCCTTGTTGAGTTCAGATGCTGTGTCTTTTTTCTGACAGTGGCACAGTCAGGACAGCGTGTTTGAGCTATGAGGGTGAGGgccagtgtgcctgtgtgtgtgtgtgtgcgtgcgtgccagaGTGAGTTGAATTTCACTGTAGCTATTACATTTTTTGGGAACGAGAACACATGGCTACCTATGCATGTGCCCGAGTCTTAATGTATGGACACACCAACTGAACACTTaatgacatttagtcatataGAGGTAATTGCCTTGGGCTTTGCAtgctgcatgtgtatgtgtgtgtgtgtgtatgtgttgtgtccTTTGTCTTTTCTCATCCATTATCACCAGTGACATTCTAAAGCAGAGCATCATGCTTCATGTGGTCTGTACTCTGTCCTTCAACCATTTGAGCCATGTCTACATGTTCTCCAttttcactctctttttctttttctctcctctcttccatcccACCCCTGTCTATTATTTCCCACCTGTCActtgtctcctgtcctccacacaccctctttcctcctcgtgtgtgtgtgtgtgtgcgtgcgtgcgtgtttgtgtgtgtgcgcgtcgaTCAGTATGCGGATGGAAGATATTGGGTGTACTCTCCCGTTCTTGGCCGTCGTAAGCTAAACTCTAGCTTGAGCTACAACGTAAGTCACAGCCTCTGTAGCAACCTAGGGAACACCTGTAGCTGCCCGCCCTCTCCTGAACCCCCCTCTGCCTCAGTCACTGGTGAATGGGTGGTGTAGAGCATGCTGCCACTGGAACAGGACTGTACTGCACCTTTAACGACAAACCCTccgctctcttcttctctgcttctctgctCAATTCTGCTCTACTCGACTCTgttctactgtgctctactctaATCTGTTCTACtgcactctgctctcctctcctctgttctactttacccccccccccccccccccctggctggctggctggtgtgcCTACAGACTCAGGAGGACAGGAGCTGGGTATACTCTCCTCTGCACTACGGCTCAGAGTCCAGACCTGCCTCCgacggagagagcgagacagtgaGTACACACTTCACTCGCACCCTTCAGACAAGTGTGCACTTGTCATTCATGTTtggtccctccctctgtttccttTAAATGCCCTTCTCGCATTCACCCCGTTCTTGATTCGTCTCCCCCTAGTAAGCTGAGTGCTGTCCatgctgaggagaggagctgcacTCTGTCCACACCGTCACTGATGCTTTATGAAGCCTGTACGAATGCTCCCAGAAGCTTCCATGATGCTACATAACCTCTGGTGTCACAAGCTGCACATGGAGACTTGTTATACGGACTGGGATTGAGAtagaggaaaaaaacacacaaatatatacacacacacaccaatatataaacaatcacacacacacacacacatatacaaacctaaaaaaaaaagtatgcaaCACTATTGTACTATTGGGAAGTAAAGCAACGTATTGAATAGCATATCTGTAACCACCTCAAATACACCATGTACAAACTTAACTCCATCCAGAAGACAACTCTGCGTCTGACCCAGAGAAGTGACCCTGGCTCGGTACCTGGTAATGTTATGTGGTGAACATGCTCTTCCAGTGTTTGATATTTCTGTTCCTTGTGCTGGTCTCTCAGTCATGATGTGTTCATGTTAGTTCAAGGTTGACTATCATGTGTTCTAATGAAGTATTGGACTGGTGTTTTGTCTTTCTTTGTTTTTGGTACCTTTGCATGGTGAAGGTGTGGCTTTTGGTTTCCCAGTTGTTGTTTTGTCGTGTGGGACGACGTTACAGTCTCCAGGTGTTCTGACATGCAGTGGACTGTCTCCTAACACGGGAACCCACAAGTCTTGTTTTCCTGTGTTTGGGTCCCGTACCGTGTCTGTCCAGACTCTGGCTATGCAAACAGACCacggtgtgtgtttaagtgagcCCTCCAGAGCCCTCCTGTGCTCCGACACGTCCCTGTGGTCATCCGAGCTCCTCAGTGGGACACTTGTTGCAATATTCATAATCAATGTATTTTTAGCACTTTATAAGACATGTATCCAACAGTGGTATTGAAAACTGTTTCTGGTTTCAATCGTTGATTCTCTTTACTTTCACACATGTATAGTACTTTGTTTATTGATGTATTTGTTTATTGAACTTACTTTTTGAAATGATCTGTAGTATCTGGTGGTTGGCTTATCAAAGTGATCCATAGGCCCATTCTGCCAACTGCAGTGTTTATTGATGATATAACTGCCTTATAGAGAAGACCTTCTATTTTCAGTTTCCCTACATATTTGAATGCTTTTAGAGATGGCACTaatgtattttgtattattattgatCAACAATATGATTTGATTTTCAAACATTTAATGTTTTGTCCTTGGCTTTAAGGGAGGTATCCTAAGTCTGATCTAATCATTTCAGGATCCTCAAAGGATTTATTTttgaaaagaaaatgaaagGAAATAA encodes the following:
- the pip5k1cb gene encoding phosphatidylinositol-4-phosphate 5-kinase, type I, gamma b, which translates into the protein MPSPTIQLGPGQEKKIGHRRVDASGETTYKKTTSSALKGAIQLGIGYTVGNLSSKPERDVLMQDFYVVESIFFPSEGSNLTPAHHYPDFRFKTYAPVAFRYFRELFGIRPDDYLYSLCNEPLIELSNPGASGSIFYVTRDDEFIIKTVDHKEAEFLQKLLPGYYMNLNQNPRTLLPKFFGLYCVQSGGKNIRIVVMNNVLPRSVRMHLKFDLKGSTCKRRASKKEREKSCPTYKDLDFLQDVPDGLTLDQDTYSALVKTLQRDCLVLESFKIMDYSLLLGVHNKNQAEREQQSQGSPTGGDDKKPAPQRALYSTAMESIQGGKACRDTLDHDDTMGGIPAVIGKGERVLLFIGIIDILQSYRLIKKLEHSWKSLIHDGETVSVVRPSFYAERFYKFMNTTVFRKSCSLRSSPSKRGRGALPVPRHSAPGAGWSAGQQPSESEENQENLENLRGARCFPLLEEEGHPCTPPSFEDATTVSIATTLSSNNSLPTTPFDTPEHPRYRRQTHSPSVVRSQQEVVEVHEEKQQNITVEVELTQAPKTPELTQGSEVVSPAPPSASQPSSTLPASSSPPSIPSSSPPSSAAPSSFPPSSAPHPSSSSTLPSSTVPSSSASAAPHSSTLPPSSIPPSVPHPSSTLTSSTLPSTPPSSLPPSPQVRAGPPSSNHLSAASSHNSLEGEVPVSDIYFYADGRYWVYSPVLGRRKLNSSLSYNTQEDRSWVYSPLHYGSESRPASDGESET